The following proteins come from a genomic window of Alosa sapidissima isolate fAloSap1 chromosome 22, fAloSap1.pri, whole genome shotgun sequence:
- the ntf3 gene encoding neurotrophin-3, which produces MVTFITILQVNLVMSVLLYVMFLAYLYGIQATSMDRQRPSPDPINSLIIKLLQADISRTRPRQQQERPAQHVPPPSGMVPATVPLGSRDGVSPRRSSGYQPVTDISLELLQQHKRYNSPRVLLSDRPPMQPPPLYLIDDFVSSVEGGGGGNKTRKKRYAEHKSYRGEYSVCDSESQWVTDKINAVDIRGNKVTVLGVIPSVGRPDVKQYFYETKCRNSKPFKNGCRGIDDKHWNSQCKTTQTYVRALTQDKVTVGWRWIRIDTSCVCALSRKRRKT; this is translated from the exons ATGGTTACCTTTATTACG ATCTTACAGGTGAATCTAGTAATGTCCGTCCTGCTGTACGTGATGTTCCTCGCGTACCTATATGGTATCCAGGCGACATCCATGGACAGGCAACGGCCCTCGCCAGACCCCATCAACTCCCTCATTATCAAGCTACTGCAGGCCGACATCAGCCGGACCAGACCCAGGCAGCAGCAAGAGAGGCCAGCCCAGCACGTGCCACCTCCCTCGGGCATGGTCCCAGCCACAGTCCCCTTGGGCTCCCGGGACGGAGTTTCGCCGCGGCGGAGCTCGGGCTACCAGCCGGTGACGGATATTTCCCTGGAGCTCCTGCAGCAGCACAAGCGCTACAACTCTCCGCGGGTGTTGCTAAGCGACCGGCCGCCCATGCAGCCTCCGCCGCTGTACCTCATTGACGACTTTGTGAGCTCGGTCGAAGGCGGCGGCGGCGGGAATAAGACGCGGAAGAAGCGCTACGCCGAGCACAAGAGCTACCGCGGCGAGTACTCGGTCTGCGACAGCGAGAGCCAGTGGGTCACGGACAAGATCAACGCCGTGGATATCCGCGGCAACAAGGTGACCGTGCTGGGGGTCATCCCAAGCGTGGGCCGACCAGACGTCAAGCAGTACTTTTACGAGACCAAGTGTCGGAACTCCAAGCCCTTTAAGAATGGCTGCCGGGGGATCGACGACAAGCACTGGAACTCGCAGTGCAAGACGACGCAAACGTACGTGCGTGCGCTAACCCAGGACAAGGTGACCGTGGGCTGGCGCTGGATACGAATAGACAcctcgtgtgtgtgcgcgctctcGCGGAAACGCCGCAAGACGTAA